Part of the Paenibacillus aurantius genome, GAAAGACGGCCGCGTTTCACTATACTTAGAGATGGTTGATGATCTACGGATGGATATCTCCTTTACTGACAAAGGGAAATATCATATTCATTTTATTTGGATATGGGTCAGTATAGAAAGAAAGTCATACCACTTATGGTTTTGATCTTACTTTCAGTATTTTTAATTATGGGGTGTTCTATGGATAGTGAAAGTGGCTATTGGACACTTGATCAAGCAGGTAATATCCTGAGAAGAAAACAATAGGCACACTTTGTGGAGGGTATCCAATTGATTCTTGCAAAAATAAATACAGAGGAACTTAATGTTCTGACTAATTTATTTGGTAAGCTAAATATTCATGAAGATGAAGGTCCAAAACATTTCGTAACAGGTATTTTAGATATTTACAATCATGCTCTTTCGGAGGAAGATGCAGAAAAATTCCTTTCATCTTTTAATGACCATAACTTAAGATATGAGGGAGCCTATCTTGATTTTATTAAGGAATTATTTATTCTTAATAACTCCCATGTAACCATTTTTAGTCCAAAGTTAGATGAGTTGTTTAAATCTGAGGATGTGTCATTTTTAGATGAAAAGCAGTTAGAATTACTTGAAAGAGCAATTTCACTTGGTTCAGAGGTTATTAAGACGACTAGTCAAGAGGTATTAACTTTATTTTTGATATTGTCCACGAGAGAAATACACTTTTCAAACTTTTTCTTTTTAGAAACAGAATCTATAGTAGTGGGTAATTATGATTTGTCTTTTCCTGTATATTGTCGGAACCATATACATTTCAATTTAATTGAAAATATCGCTCGAAAAATTGGTTTATTTTTAAGGAAGTAATAAATTTTCATTATGTTAAGGCATGAAAAAGAATTTGCTTATTTGGGGTTTAACCGATGGTGTACAAGTTTCAAAATTTATTATGGAGACTATATCAACAAAAGTTCCTAAAGGACCCGTTTAGCCCTTAAGGAGAGAAATGCATGTTACTATTTATTGAGAATGTTGAAGTAGGCTCTGAGTATGAAGATACCATATTTAACTACTGGATTACGGCGAGAATGAAGGATGGCACTATAGTAAAGATATTCGATTACAGTTGTCTAAACTTAATATCAAAAGTGGCATTCTATGTTGAAAGTATTTTATTTGCTAATTTATCACCTCCTGGATATGAAATGACTAAAGTAACAGGGAAGTACATTGGTAAATTGGAGATAAAAGACTGGCAACAGATTGCGGAAGACCGAGATTTGGGGAAGCAATATGATGCAGTAGAGACTTCTTCTGGAATTATTTTATTCCATGTTAATGATACTAAAAAAGAATTTCTAGAAGGTGATAATATTCAACTGAATGTTATTCGCTTTGATTTAATTGCAGTAAATACTTAGTACAATATGATCTTCATTCAATCACCTTGCGACTAGCTTCAGGTCTATTTGTTGGACTCACAGCAGTAGAAGTTGCCTAACATCAAGAAGTGGGGTGAGCCATTCTTGTCTAAGATTCAAGAGAAATTGGATATACTTTGGGGAACAACAGTAAAAGAATTTAATATTGACCACAAAAACCACCGAATAGACCTAAAGACTGTAGCGATAGATAATGGCGTAGAAACTAATTACGAGGTTGTTTTTGAAGATGTAATTTCTTATTGTTGGGTCAATGATTCTGGAAACGGAAGATTAAGTACCGAGGAATGGAACTATGTTGATTTAACCGCAGTCCATCATATCGCTGAAGCCAGTATTACATTAAAAGGAAACTACATTGATCAATATGTGGGATTACCGAATATATTATTGGAAATGTGGAACTCCATACTATTGATTGAGGCTAAAAGATTGAAAGTTAATAATGACAATATTCAACTGGCCAAATAATCAATTAATAAACCACAAGTGAGACTAACCTCTCGCTTGGCGGGGGTTGTCTAAGCTTTTTGCAGGTGGAACAGCGCAAAAGCCTTAATAGAAAGAACCCGAGCTATTGTAAAAAGCCCGGGTTCTGTATGCCTGTTTGCTTCTTTGGCCTTGTTAAGCTCGAAGACAACATAGAACTTAAAGGTGCCGTTTCGCACTATCCATATTTGGCTTGAATGATTCTGGCACGCCGCAAAATCCGGTAGTACATGGTTTTGTCCTTTAGTGCGCGAAATGTGTTAAATGTCGGTGCGGTGTTAACTTCGATGATCCAGACACGCCCCTTGTTATCCACCGCGATATCGATCCCTAGAGTCCGAAGTCCCGGGAACTCCCGGTCCAGAGCCTTGGCGGCCATAGCCGAAACCTGGTTGATTTCCCGAATCGTATGTTTCACCTTATCGGGGTCTCGTGGGTATAGAGCGCTAAGTACATTCTCCACCGTTTCCGGTCGGGCTCCTTGATGATAATTGGTGACGAACCTTCCGGGAGCGCCCACCCGTACCACTTTACCCGAAATCCGCCAGGCCTTATCCGGCTTTTGCATGAACACCCGAATGTCAAGGAGCCGGTTTCGGTACTTGGCCAACTGCAGCCCCTGCTGGACGAGGTAGGCCCTTCTAGGAGAAAGCAGTGTTCTTAAAACAGGCAGCAGGGAGTTCCGATCGACCTCCCGGTGATGAAGGCCCCAGGAAACCTGGAGCCGATGGTTTTTCTGTTTCTTCACTCTCACGATTCCATTGCCCAGGCTCCCCACGTCCGGCTTTATAAACACGGTTGGATACCGGCTGATCATTATGGCCAAAATCCCCGGACTCCAGGGAAGGGTTTCGGGCAGGTGGTGACGAAGCCGCGGGTCTTTTCGCATCGCCTTATCTTTTAACAATTTCTCCTCGACATAACGCAACGGCATCGGCCTATCACCTCGTTCATCGTGTACATTTCAAGATAGGATATGCCGCCGAAACCTGCTTGTCAGATACATCCGCCCCTGGGAAAAGAAAAAAACCGCAGTTGGTCTCCAGAACGCCCGGAACTTGCTTCCGTTAGCGTTCTCTTTTGCGTTTTCCGAGGCACTGTGCGGGTTTTCGGCGCCGGTGCAAGATAGATCAATCGGTGGAAACGTGGTGCAAAACAACGTGATTGCCGGAAATGGCGCGGGCGAATATAGTCGAACTTGCGAGAGGCGGGAACGCGGTGCTCGCCATCCACAATATTCGCAATACTTGATGAGGTGAGACGGAATGTCCGCGATGCAAAGAAGTGCGTTGCAAGAAAGCAGGCCGAGACTGGCCGCGAAGAAGCCGTCCGTTTGGCGCACGATCGGCAAACGATTTCTTCGCGATAAATTTCTATACCTGTTGGCGCTGCCGGGTATCTTGTATTTTCTTCTTTTCAAATATGTGCCCATGTACGGCGTGTTAATTGCGTTCCAGGATTACTCCCCCTACTTGGGAATGATGAAAAGCCCGTGGGTCGGCATCGACCACTTTGTCCGATTTTTCTCGAATCCGGATTTCTTCCTCTTGTTCCGGAACACGATGGCGATCAATCTGTTGAACCTGATTTTCTTTTTCCCGATCCCGATCTTGCTGTCACTCATGCTGAACGAGCTGCGGATCACGTTTATGATGCGAATCATTCAGTCGGTTATCTATTTGCCGCACTTCCTGTCCTGGGTCATCATCGTGGGCATCTCGTTTTTGCTGCTGTCCAGCGGGGATGGGGCGATCAACAAGCTGTTGGTGGAGCTCGGCTTCGAGAAGATCAACTTTCTCACGAATCCGGATACGTTCTGGGGGATGCTGACGGTGCAATCGATCTGGAAAGATGCGGGCTGGGGCACGATTATTTTCCTGGCCGCCATCGCGGGGGTCGATCCACAGCTGTACGAAGCCGCGAAAATAGACGGGGCGGGTAGAATCAAGCAGATGGTGCACGTGACGCTGCCGTCGATCCGCCACGTTATCGTGATCCTGCTTATCCTGCGCATCGGCCACATTATGGATGTCGGCTTCGAGCAGGTGTTCCTCATGATGAACAGCATCGTGTCCGACGTAGCGGATGTATTCGATACGTACGTGTACCGGTTGGGCGTGCGGGAAGGCCAGTTCAGCTTCAGCACCGCCGTCGGGCTTTTTAAATCCATTGTCGGCTTGCTGCTGGTCATCGGCGCGAATATGCTCGCGAAGAAGCTCGGCGAAGAAGGCGTCTACTAGATTGGTTCTTAGATCGAGAGGGAGAGTGTTGAGCTTGAAAGTTAGAATGGGCGATCGGGTGTTCACCGCCACGAATGCAGCGATTCTGATCCTGATCAGCCTTGTCGCCGTGTTCCCGTTATATTATGTCTTCGTTGTCTCCTTCACGGATCCGTCGGAATATGTTCGCAAGGGCGTCGTTCTTTTTCCGGAAAAATGGTCGCTCGATTCCTACCGCTACCTGATGTCGACCAACTCATTCTTGAACGCTATGGGCAACAGCCTGTTCCTTGCCACGGTCGGCACCGCCTGCAGCCTGGTGGTTACGTCGGGGCTGAGCTACGCATTGTCCCGCAAGCGGTTAGGAGGACGGCGGACGCTGCTGCTGCTGATCTTGCTCACAACGCTGTTTAACCCCGGCCTCATCCCGCCCTATTTGCTCGTGCGCGAGCTGGGGCTCATTAACAGCACGTGGTCCCTGATCCTGCCGGTGCTGTCAAGCGGCTGGTACGTGCTCCTGATGAAAGGCTTTTTCGACAGCATCCCGGCGTCGCTCGAGGAAGCGGCGCGAATCGACGGCTGTAACGATTTCAGTGTCTGGTGGCGGGTGATTCTGCCGCTGTCCCTGCCTTCGCTCGCGGCGTTCGGATTGTTCTATGCGGTTGATTATTGGAACACGTTTTTCAGTGCCCTGCTGTACATCAACCGTTTCGATAAGCAGCCTCTGCAGGTTCTGCTGCAAAATATGCTGATCGACTCGTCGATTTCCGGCAGCTCGGAGGCCGCGCAGATGATGGCGGAGCAGCGCATTCCGGGGCAGACGCTGAAGATGGCCGCGGTGGTCATCGCCACGGTGCCGATCCTGCTGGTCTATCCGTTCCTGCAGAAGCATTTTGCCAAGGGCGCCATGGTCGGCTCGGTGAAGGAATAAACAGGATTTCTCTTTGAAATCCGTTTAGTATAAAATAGGTTTACATTTCAAGGAGGTTACTTCATGAGCAAGGAACGTAACAAAGGATTATCCCTGCTTGGTCTCGCCACGGCGTTCGTGCTGGTTGCGAGCGCTTGCAGCAACGGCAAGGCCGGCGGATCCGATACGGGGACAGCAGGCACCGGCGGGGCGAAGCAGGAAGCGCCGTTGAAGGTCAGCATCATG contains:
- a CDS encoding YxiG family protein; the encoded protein is MSKIQEKLDILWGTTVKEFNIDHKNHRIDLKTVAIDNGVETNYEVVFEDVISYCWVNDSGNGRLSTEEWNYVDLTAVHHIAEASITLKGNYIDQYVGLPNILLEMWNSILLIEAKRLKVNNDNIQLAK
- a CDS encoding YheC/YheD family protein; protein product: MPLRYVEEKLLKDKAMRKDPRLRHHLPETLPWSPGILAIMISRYPTVFIKPDVGSLGNGIVRVKKQKNHRLQVSWGLHHREVDRNSLLPVLRTLLSPRRAYLVQQGLQLAKYRNRLLDIRVFMQKPDKAWRISGKVVRVGAPGRFVTNYHQGARPETVENVLSALYPRDPDKVKHTIREINQVSAMAAKALDREFPGLRTLGIDIAVDNKGRVWIIEVNTAPTFNTFRALKDKTMYYRILRRARIIQAKYG
- a CDS encoding ABC transporter permease; translation: MQRSALQESRPRLAAKKPSVWRTIGKRFLRDKFLYLLALPGILYFLLFKYVPMYGVLIAFQDYSPYLGMMKSPWVGIDHFVRFFSNPDFFLLFRNTMAINLLNLIFFFPIPILLSLMLNELRITFMMRIIQSVIYLPHFLSWVIIVGISFLLLSSGDGAINKLLVELGFEKINFLTNPDTFWGMLTVQSIWKDAGWGTIIFLAAIAGVDPQLYEAAKIDGAGRIKQMVHVTLPSIRHVIVILLILRIGHIMDVGFEQVFLMMNSIVSDVADVFDTYVYRLGVREGQFSFSTAVGLFKSIVGLLLVIGANMLAKKLGEEGVY
- a CDS encoding carbohydrate ABC transporter permease, with amino-acid sequence MGDRVFTATNAAILILISLVAVFPLYYVFVVSFTDPSEYVRKGVVLFPEKWSLDSYRYLMSTNSFLNAMGNSLFLATVGTACSLVVTSGLSYALSRKRLGGRRTLLLLILLTTLFNPGLIPPYLLVRELGLINSTWSLILPVLSSGWYVLLMKGFFDSIPASLEEAARIDGCNDFSVWWRVILPLSLPSLAAFGLFYAVDYWNTFFSALLYINRFDKQPLQVLLQNMLIDSSISGSSEAAQMMAEQRIPGQTLKMAAVVIATVPILLVYPFLQKHFAKGAMVGSVKE